One Phoenix dactylifera cultivar Barhee BC4 unplaced genomic scaffold, palm_55x_up_171113_PBpolish2nd_filt_p 000085F, whole genome shotgun sequence DNA segment encodes these proteins:
- the LOC103706185 gene encoding probable auxin efflux carrier component 1c isoform X2, translated as MITLSDFYNVMTAVVPLYVAMILAYGSVKWWKIFSPDQCSGINRFVALFAVPLLSFHFISTNDPYKMNLKFIAADTLQKLMVLAILTVWSNVSRRGCLEWTITLFSLATLPNTLVMGIPLLKGMYGGNSGSLMVQIVVLQCIIWYTLMLFMFEYRGAKLLITEQFPDTAGSIASISVDSDVVSLDGRRDALETEAEIKEDGKLHVTVRRSNASRSDVYSRRSQGFTTTTPRPSNLTNAEIYSLQSSRNPTPRGSSFNHTDFYSMVGRSSNFGASDAYGMMPTGASRGPTTPRPSSYEEEHGAAASGANAASAGAKPRFHYQMPVTAGTLHYPAPNPSVFSTAATGGPRAAPMGGKKANGQSHLLKAEDGGTKDLHMFVWSSSASPVSDVFGSNQEYGLPATDPLAAKEVRMAVSPGKVDGRKERDDYMEREDFSFGNRGIMERDSGHEGGGDEKVHESTKGGGGRGTALPPASVMTRLILIMVWRKLIRNPNTYSSLIGITWALVSFRWHVQMPAIISQSISILSDAGLGMAMFSLGLFMALQPRIIACGNSVAAFAMAVRFLAGPAVMVAASFVVGLRGVLLHIAIVQAALPQGIVPFVFAKEYNLHPDILSTAVIFGMLIALPITLVYYILLGL; from the exons ATGATAACGCTGTCGGATTTCTACAACGTCATGACGGCTGTCGTACCGCTGTACGTGGCCATGATCCTGGCTTATGGCTCGGTGAAGTGGTGGAAAATTTTCTCACCAGACCAGTGCTCGGGAATCAACCGGTTCGTGGCGCTGTTCGCGGTGCCGCTGCTCTCCTTCCACTTCATCTCCACGAACGACCCTTACAAGATGAACCTGAAGTTCATCGCCGCCGACACGCTCCAGAAGCTGATGGTGCTCGCGATCCTGACGGTGTGGAGCAATGTCAGCCGCCGCGGCTGCCTCGAGTGGACTATAACTCTCTTCTCCCTCGCCACCCTCCCGAACACTCTTGTTATGGGCATCCCCCTCCTCAAGGGTATGTACGGCGGCAACTCCGGCAGCCTCATGGTCCAGATCGTCGTCCTCCAATGTATCATCTGGTACACCCTTATGCTCTTCATGTTCGAGTACCGCGGCGCCAAGCTGCTCATCACCGAGCAGTTCCCGGACACCGCCGGGTCCATCGCCTCCATCAGCGTCGACTCTGACGTCGTGTCGCTCGACGGGCGCCGCGACGCGCTCGAGACCGAGGCGGAGATCAAGGAGGACGGCAAGCTTCACGTCACCGTGCGGCGGTCGAACGCCTCCCGCTCGGACGTCTACTCCAGGAGGTCGCAGGGgttcaccaccaccacccctcGGCCTTCCAACCTCACCAACGCCGAGATTTACTCGCTGCAGTCGTCCCGCAACCCGACGCCGAGAGGCTCCAGCTTCAATCACACCGACTTCTACTCCATGGTCGGCAGGAGCTCCAATTTCGGTGCATCGGACGCCTACGGCATGATGCCGACCGGAGCGTCGAGGGGGCCGACGACGCCCAGGCCGTCCAGCTATGAGGAAGAGCACGGCGCCGCCGCATCCGGCGCCAACGCGGCCAGCGCAGGTGCCAAACCCCGCTTCCACTACCAGATGCCGGTCACCGCCGGGACGCTGCACTACCCGGCACCGAATCCCTCCGTGTTTTCGACGGCGGCGACAGGCGGTCCAAGAGCAGCACCGATGGGCGGCAAGAAGGCCAACGGGCAGTCCCATTTGTTGAAAGCGGAGGACGGAGGGACGAAGGATCTCCACATGTTCGTGTGGAGCTCTAGTGCGTCTCCCGTCTCCGATGTATTTGGCAGCAACCAGGAGTATGGTTTGCCGGCGACGGATCCTTTGGCTGCCAAAGAAGTTAGAATGGCAGTTTCTCCAGGCAAAG TGGATGGGCGGAAGGAGCGGGATGATTACATGGAGCGAGAGGACTTCAGCTTTGGAAATAGGGGAATAATGGAGAGAGACAGTGGGCACGAGGGAGGTGGCGACGAGAAGGTGCATGAGAGCaccaaaggaggaggagggagaggcaCGGCGTTGCCTCCAGCCAGCGTCATGACGAGGCTAATCCTAATCATGGTATGGCGGAAGCTCATCCGCAACCCCAACACCTACTCCAGCCTCATCGGCATCACCTGGGCCCTCGTTTCCTTCAG ATGGCATGTTCAGATGCCTGCCATTATATCGCAGTCCATCTCCATACTGTCGGACGCAGGCCTTGGCATGGCTATGTTCAGCCTTG GTCTGTTTATGGCGTTGCAGCCAAGGATCATAGCATGTGGGAATTCGGTTGCAGCTTTTGCCATGGCCGTGAGATTCCTCGCAGGCCCAGCTGTCATGGTTGCCGCTTCCTTCGTCGTCGGTCTCCGCGGCGTCCTCCTTCACATCGCCATTGTACAG GCAGCACTCCCCCAAGGAATCGTCCCCTTCGTCTTCGCAAAGGAGTACAATCTGCATCCCGATATCCTTAGCACTGC GGTTATATTCGGGATGCTGATTGCGCTGCCCATTACGCTGGTTTACTACATTCTACTGGGTCTCTGA
- the LOC103706185 gene encoding probable auxin efflux carrier component 1c isoform X1 — MITLSDFYNVMTAVVPLYVAMILAYGSVKWWKIFSPDQCSGINRFVALFAVPLLSFHFISTNDPYKMNLKFIAADTLQKLMVLAILTVWSNVSRRGCLEWTITLFSLATLPNTLVMGIPLLKGMYGGNSGSLMVQIVVLQCIIWYTLMLFMFEYRGAKLLITEQFPDTAGSIASISVDSDVVSLDGRRDALETEAEIKEDGKLHVTVRRSNASRSDVYSRRSQGFTTTTPRPSNLTNAEIYSLQSSRNPTPRGSSFNHTDFYSMVGRSSNFGASDAYGMMPTGASRGPTTPRPSSYEEEHGAAASGANAASAGAKPRFHYQMPVTAGTLHYPAPNPSVFSTAATGGPRAAPMGGKKANGQSHLLKAEDGGTKDLHMFVWSSSASPVSDVFGSNQEYGLPATDPLAAKEVRMAVSPGKVVDGRKERDDYMEREDFSFGNRGIMERDSGHEGGGDEKVHESTKGGGGRGTALPPASVMTRLILIMVWRKLIRNPNTYSSLIGITWALVSFRWHVQMPAIISQSISILSDAGLGMAMFSLGLFMALQPRIIACGNSVAAFAMAVRFLAGPAVMVAASFVVGLRGVLLHIAIVQAALPQGIVPFVFAKEYNLHPDILSTAVIFGMLIALPITLVYYILLGL, encoded by the exons ATGATAACGCTGTCGGATTTCTACAACGTCATGACGGCTGTCGTACCGCTGTACGTGGCCATGATCCTGGCTTATGGCTCGGTGAAGTGGTGGAAAATTTTCTCACCAGACCAGTGCTCGGGAATCAACCGGTTCGTGGCGCTGTTCGCGGTGCCGCTGCTCTCCTTCCACTTCATCTCCACGAACGACCCTTACAAGATGAACCTGAAGTTCATCGCCGCCGACACGCTCCAGAAGCTGATGGTGCTCGCGATCCTGACGGTGTGGAGCAATGTCAGCCGCCGCGGCTGCCTCGAGTGGACTATAACTCTCTTCTCCCTCGCCACCCTCCCGAACACTCTTGTTATGGGCATCCCCCTCCTCAAGGGTATGTACGGCGGCAACTCCGGCAGCCTCATGGTCCAGATCGTCGTCCTCCAATGTATCATCTGGTACACCCTTATGCTCTTCATGTTCGAGTACCGCGGCGCCAAGCTGCTCATCACCGAGCAGTTCCCGGACACCGCCGGGTCCATCGCCTCCATCAGCGTCGACTCTGACGTCGTGTCGCTCGACGGGCGCCGCGACGCGCTCGAGACCGAGGCGGAGATCAAGGAGGACGGCAAGCTTCACGTCACCGTGCGGCGGTCGAACGCCTCCCGCTCGGACGTCTACTCCAGGAGGTCGCAGGGgttcaccaccaccacccctcGGCCTTCCAACCTCACCAACGCCGAGATTTACTCGCTGCAGTCGTCCCGCAACCCGACGCCGAGAGGCTCCAGCTTCAATCACACCGACTTCTACTCCATGGTCGGCAGGAGCTCCAATTTCGGTGCATCGGACGCCTACGGCATGATGCCGACCGGAGCGTCGAGGGGGCCGACGACGCCCAGGCCGTCCAGCTATGAGGAAGAGCACGGCGCCGCCGCATCCGGCGCCAACGCGGCCAGCGCAGGTGCCAAACCCCGCTTCCACTACCAGATGCCGGTCACCGCCGGGACGCTGCACTACCCGGCACCGAATCCCTCCGTGTTTTCGACGGCGGCGACAGGCGGTCCAAGAGCAGCACCGATGGGCGGCAAGAAGGCCAACGGGCAGTCCCATTTGTTGAAAGCGGAGGACGGAGGGACGAAGGATCTCCACATGTTCGTGTGGAGCTCTAGTGCGTCTCCCGTCTCCGATGTATTTGGCAGCAACCAGGAGTATGGTTTGCCGGCGACGGATCCTTTGGCTGCCAAAGAAGTTAGAATGGCAGTTTCTCCAGGCAAAG TAGTGGATGGGCGGAAGGAGCGGGATGATTACATGGAGCGAGAGGACTTCAGCTTTGGAAATAGGGGAATAATGGAGAGAGACAGTGGGCACGAGGGAGGTGGCGACGAGAAGGTGCATGAGAGCaccaaaggaggaggagggagaggcaCGGCGTTGCCTCCAGCCAGCGTCATGACGAGGCTAATCCTAATCATGGTATGGCGGAAGCTCATCCGCAACCCCAACACCTACTCCAGCCTCATCGGCATCACCTGGGCCCTCGTTTCCTTCAG ATGGCATGTTCAGATGCCTGCCATTATATCGCAGTCCATCTCCATACTGTCGGACGCAGGCCTTGGCATGGCTATGTTCAGCCTTG GTCTGTTTATGGCGTTGCAGCCAAGGATCATAGCATGTGGGAATTCGGTTGCAGCTTTTGCCATGGCCGTGAGATTCCTCGCAGGCCCAGCTGTCATGGTTGCCGCTTCCTTCGTCGTCGGTCTCCGCGGCGTCCTCCTTCACATCGCCATTGTACAG GCAGCACTCCCCCAAGGAATCGTCCCCTTCGTCTTCGCAAAGGAGTACAATCTGCATCCCGATATCCTTAGCACTGC GGTTATATTCGGGATGCTGATTGCGCTGCCCATTACGCTGGTTTACTACATTCTACTGGGTCTCTGA